Proteins encoded by one window of Juglans regia cultivar Chandler chromosome 15, Walnut 2.0, whole genome shotgun sequence:
- the LOC108993246 gene encoding uncharacterized protein LOC108993246 — MALLSRQDPSRSTRQAPSRGKDRPLCSHCGFLGHIVERCYKLHGYPPGFKSENKAYAANVSATSGFVHATSDFLFNLHVSPPVAAPAMSFTPKQYQQLISLLNSTFVKPTSFPAQSANLAFSHSLLGP, encoded by the exons ATGGCCCTTTTGTCTCGCCAAGACCCTAGTCGATCCACAAGACAAGCTCCTTCTCGTGGAAAGGACAGACCACTCTGCAGTCACTGTGGCTTCTTAGGCCATATTGTTGAACGCTGCTACAAGCTGCATGGATACCCACCTGGTTTCAAGTCTGAAAATAAAGCATATGCAGCTAACGTGTCTGCTACTTCAGGTTTTGTTCATGCTACTTCTGATTTTCTATTTAACCTTCATGTTTCTCCACCCGTGGCAGCACCTGCTATGTCCTTCACCCCAAAGCAATACCAGCAGCTTATCTCCCTGCTTAATTCCACCTTTGTGAAGCCAACAAGTTTTCCTGCTCAGTCTGCTAACTTAGCCTTCTCTCACAGCCTCTTAG GACCTTAA